DNA from Variovorax sp. V213:
GCGCCAGATGGCCAGCAGGTCGTTGTTGAGCTTGATGCGCGTCATCTCGTCGAGCGCGGCAAAGGGCTCGTCCATCAGCAAGAGGCGCGGATGCGTGACCAGTGCGCGCGCAATCGACACGCGCATCTTCATGCCGCCCGAAAGCTCGCGCGGATACACGTCGGCGAAGCGCGAAAGGCCCACCATCTCCAGCACCTGCCGCACCACGGGCGCGGCGGCGTCGCGACTCTGTCCCGCCAGCTTGAGCGGCAGCCACACGTTGTCGAATACCTTGGCCCAGGGCATGAGCGTGGGCTCCTGGAACACGAAGCCCAGGTCGCGGTCGCTTCGGGTCTTTCCGGTGTTGGCGCCCGACCAATGCATCTCGCCCGAACTGAGCCGGGTGAGCCCGGCGATCAGCCGCAGCGCGGTGCTCTTGCCGCAGCCCGATGGGCCGAGAAAGCTGATGAAATCGTGCTCGCCGATGTCGAGCGTCATGCCCTGCAGTGCGAGCGTGCCATTGGCAAAGCGCTTGCTGACGTGGCGCAGGCTGACCAGCGGTGGCGTAGGTTCGAAGGTCATTTCCAGGCCGGTTCGTTGGCGAGGCGCGAGAGCGGAAACCGGTCCACCTCCTGCAGCAGCAGGGCGAAGCGGCGGCCCACGTGGTCGAGCACGGCGGAGCCCTTCTCGGCCGTGGCGCGCGTGGCGTCGCCGGCTGCGCCGGCGGGGTTGATGTCGTGCATCTGCCAGCCGAGCTTGCCGGTGGGCGTGATCGAGAGGAATGTGTTCTCGGCGGCCAGGTCCTCGGTCATCGAGTGGAAGTTCTGGAACCGGTCGGCGCGCACGTGGTCGGGCGCAAGGTGCAGCATCACCGAGCTTTCGAGGTCGCCGGCGTGGATGCCGTGCCTGCCCTCATGCGCGGTGAAGAGCCCTTCGGGCAACCCCAGCGTGTACCAGTTGGCGGCGACGACCATCATGCCGTGCTCTTCGCGCAAGTCGCGCGCCACGATGTCCATCACGCTCATCTGGCCGCCGTGGCTGTTGTAGAGCACCAGCTTGCGCACGCCGGCCTTCGCCACGCATGCGCCGATGTCCTTCCACAGCGAGATCAGCGTGGTGGCCGAGACGGTGAGCGTGCCCGGGTAGCGCGAATGCTCGTTGCTCTTGCCGTAGGGCACGGTCGGCAGGAAGAGCGCCGGCAAGTCGTGGGGCAGGTGCGGGAGCGCGGCGCGCACCATGCCGTCGATGGTGGCCGTGTCGGTCGACATCGGCAGATGGGGACCGTGCTGCTCGGTAGCGCCCACCGGCAGCACGGCGATGAGCCGTTCGCGGTCGAGGCGGGAGAACTCTTCGCTGGTCAGGTCGGACCAGAAGCGGCTGCGCAAGGGGACCGGGTTCATCGTGGCGGACCTCGTGGTGACGGGCAATAAGGACGGATGATGAGCTAAATTATCCGTTCGGTCAAAAAAAGGTGGGATGGCAGTTACCCCCATGCGGCCGCCGCTCGAAGCTCGAAATGCGGCACCTGCGCCTACTTGATGGCGGCTCTCCTTGGGCATATAAGTCGTTCATGGTTCCTTGACTCGTCGCAAGACGAAAGGGGGATGCTGTGAAGAGACGCATCTACTGGTTAGTGCCGGACCTGGCGAGCGCCAGGCAGACAATGGACGATCTGGTCCGGGCGCGCGTCGACGTGGCGCACATCCATTTCGCCGGACCGGAAGGCATGGACATGGCCGGGCTCCACGCGGCCAACGTGTGGCAAACCTCCGACCTCGTCCACGCAGCCAAGACCGGCTGGGTGGTCGGCAGTGCCTGCGGCATCGTCGTCGGCCTCGTGGCCGCGCTGATGTTTCCGATCATCGGCGACGACCCCGAATGGGAGGTGGCCGTGCTCGTGGCCGTCCTGGGTGGCGTGGTCGGCGCCTGGTCGGCCAGCATGGTCGGCATTTCCATCCCGAGCCCCAGGCTGCAACGTTTCGAGGGCGCCATCGCACAGGGGCAGATCCTGCTGATGGTGGACCTGCCGCGTTCCCGCGTGCGGGACGTCGAGGCGCTGCTGCAGTCCGCGCATCCCGAAGCCCGGTTCGAGGGTGAAGAGCCCCAGGTCCCGGCGTTCCTCTGAAGCGCGAATGAGCCCCTGAGCCTATGCCGAGCCGAGGGAACGCACATGACCATGGCCGTTGCCCTGTTGCTCATCGTGGCCGCCTCGGTGCTGTTTCACGTCTTCAATCCATGGTGGACGACGCCTCTGGCTTCGAACTGGGGGCTGATGGACGACACCCTGACGATCACGCTGGGCATCACGGGCATCTTCTTCATTGTCATCAACGCGTTTGTCGCCTACATGCTGGTGCGCTTCCGTCATCGCGAGGGCCACCGCGCGGCACATGAGCCCGAGAACAGGAAGCTCGAGCGCTGGCTGATCGGCGGTACCACCGTGGGCATCATGGCGCTTTTGGCGCCCGGCCTCGTGGTCTACGCGAACTACGTCAGGGAGCCCCACGACGCCCTGGTGCTGGAAGTGCTGGCCCAGCAATGGCAATGGCGCTTCCGCTTCCCCGGCGAGGACGGGAAGCTGGGCGCGACCGATGCGCGCTTCTTCAGCGCCACCAATCCCTTCGGGATCGACCCCGCCGACCGGGCCGGGCAGGACGACCTCCTGATCGCCAGCGACGAGGTGCATCTGCCGCTCGGCAAGCCGGTGCTGGTGCTGATGCGTTCGAACGACGTGCTGCACGACTTCTTCGTGCCGAACTTCCGCGCCCGGATGAACACGGTGCCGGGGCAGGTCAGCCGCTTCTGGTTCACGCCGACCGTCGCGGGTCGCTACGAAGCGCTTTGCGCGCAGCTGTGCGGCGTGGGCCACCCCAACATGCGCGGCTACGTGGTGGTGGAAGACCCGGCGGCCTACACGGCCTGGCGCGCGGCGCTGCCGACCTTCGCCAAGTCGCAGGCCAAGGCGCCCGAGCCTCCGGCCGGCGCCGTGGCGGCCGGCGGTGGCGCGCGCGTCGAACAGGGCCGCGCGCTGGCGGACGCCAAGGGCTGCGTGGCCTGCCACACGATCGACGGCAGCCCTCGCGTGGGACCGACCTGGAAGGGGCTGCACGGCAAGACCGAAACCATGGCGGACGGCTCCACCGCGCTGGTCGACGAAGCCTATCTGCGCAGCTTCATCCGCGATCCGCAGGCCCGCCATGTGAAGGGCTTTCCGCCCGTCATGCCCAAGATCGAGTTGAGCGATGAAGAACTGGCCGCGCTGGTGGCCTATATCCAGAGTCTGGGCAGCCCGCCGGCGCAGGCTGCCGCCGAACAGAAGGCTCCGCGATGAACACTCCTTCGCCCACGGGGCACGCCGTGCCCCACACCGACGACGCCGGGCACCCCGCGCCGCAGAGTTTTCTGACCCGCTACGTCTGGAGCCAGGACCACAAGGTGATCGCCGTGCAGTACGCCTGCACCGCCATCGCGGTGGGCGTGGTGGGCGTGGTGCTGTCCAACCTGATGCGGCTGCAGCTCGGCTTTCCCGGCCAGTTCGAGTTCATCAACGCCGAGCGCTACTACCAGTTCGTGACCATGCACGGGATGATCATGGTGATCTACCTGCTTACGGCGCTGTTCCTCGGCGGCTTCGGCAACTACCTGATTCCGCTGATGGTGGGAGCGCGGGACATGGTCTTTCCCTACCTCAACATGCTGAGCTTCTGGGTCTACCTGCTGTCGGTGGTGGTGCTGATGGCGAGCTTCTTCGTCGCCGGCGGTCCCACCGGCGCGGGCTGGACGCTGTATCCACCGCAGTCGATCCTGCCCGGCACGCCGGGCCATGCGGGCGGCATCGTGCTGATGCTGGTGTCGCTGGTGATCTTCATCGTGGCGACCACGATGGGCGGCCTCAACTACGTGACCACCGTGCTGCAGGCGCGCTGCGAAGGCATGACGCTGCTGCGCATGCCGCTCACGGTGTGGGGCATCTTCGTGGCCACCATCCTCGCGCTGCTCGGCTTCCCGGCGCTGTTCGTCAGCGGCGTGATGCTGCTGCTCGACCGGACGCTGGGCACCAGCTTCTTCATGCCGGCGCTGGTGTCGATGGGCCAGGTGACAGGCTACAAGGGCGGCAGTCCGCTGCTGTTCCAGCACCTGTTCTGGTTTTTCGGCCACCCCGAGGTCTACATCGTCGCGCTGCCGGCGTTCGGCATCGTCTCCGACCTGATCAGCGTGCACGCGCGCAAGTGCATCTTCGGCTACCGCATGATGGTGTGGGCCATCGTCGCCATCGGCGGACTCAGCGTGGTGGTGTGGGCGCACCACATGTTCGTGAGCGGCATGAACCCGTACTTCGGCTTCTTCTTCGCGACCACCACGCTGATCATCGCGGTGCCCACCGCGATCAAGGTCTACAACTGGATCCTGACGCTGTGGCGCGGCGACATCCACCTGACGGTGCCGATGCTGTTCGCGCTGGCCTTCCTGTGCACTTTCCTCATCGGCGGGCTGACCGGGCTGTTCCTGGGCAACGTGAGCGTGGACATCCCGCTGTCCGGCACCTATTTCGTGGTGGCGCACTTCCACATGGTGATGGGCGTGGCGCCGCTTCTGGTGGTGTTCGGCGGCATCTACCACTGGTTTCCCAAGGTCACCGGCCGCATGCTCGACGACCGGCTCGGCCGGCTGCATTTCTGGATCACCTTCCTCGGCACCTACGCGATCTACTTCCCGATGCATTATCTCGGCGTGCTGGGGATGCCCCGGCGCTACTACAACTTCGACGGCTACAAGTTCATTCCGCCGTCGGCGTTCAGCATGAACGAGTTCATCACCGTGGTCGCGCTGATCGTCGGCGTGGGCCAGCTGCTGTTCATCTTCAATCTTGCCTGGAGTGCCTGGCGCGGCCGGCCGGCCGACGCCAATCCATGGCGCGCCGCCTCGCTCGAATGGCAGACGCCGGCAACGCCGCCGGGCCATGGCAACTGGGGCCCGCGGCTGCCGGTGGTCTACAGGTGGGCCTATGCCTATGCGGAGCCGGGCGCGGCGGAAGATTTCACTCCGCAGAACGCGCCGCCGGAACCCGGGGCAGGGGAGCCCGAGCCGGAGGGCCAGAGCGAGGTCCGGGGAGCACCGGCATGAGCGCAGCGCCGACGGCCACTGCATCGGGCGTCCGCGAT
Protein-coding regions in this window:
- a CDS encoding creatininase family protein; its protein translation is MNPVPLRSRFWSDLTSEEFSRLDRERLIAVLPVGATEQHGPHLPMSTDTATIDGMVRAALPHLPHDLPALFLPTVPYGKSNEHSRYPGTLTVSATTLISLWKDIGACVAKAGVRKLVLYNSHGGQMSVMDIVARDLREEHGMMVVAANWYTLGLPEGLFTAHEGRHGIHAGDLESSVMLHLAPDHVRADRFQNFHSMTEDLAAENTFLSITPTGKLGWQMHDINPAGAAGDATRATAEKGSAVLDHVGRRFALLLQEVDRFPLSRLANEPAWK
- a CDS encoding c-type cytochrome, translated to MTMAVALLLIVAASVLFHVFNPWWTTPLASNWGLMDDTLTITLGITGIFFIVINAFVAYMLVRFRHREGHRAAHEPENRKLERWLIGGTTVGIMALLAPGLVVYANYVREPHDALVLEVLAQQWQWRFRFPGEDGKLGATDARFFSATNPFGIDPADRAGQDDLLIASDEVHLPLGKPVLVLMRSNDVLHDFFVPNFRARMNTVPGQVSRFWFTPTVAGRYEALCAQLCGVGHPNMRGYVVVEDPAAYTAWRAALPTFAKSQAKAPEPPAGAVAAGGGARVEQGRALADAKGCVACHTIDGSPRVGPTWKGLHGKTETMADGSTALVDEAYLRSFIRDPQARHVKGFPPVMPKIELSDEELAALVAYIQSLGSPPAQAAAEQKAPR
- the ctaD gene encoding cytochrome c oxidase subunit I, with the protein product MPHTDDAGHPAPQSFLTRYVWSQDHKVIAVQYACTAIAVGVVGVVLSNLMRLQLGFPGQFEFINAERYYQFVTMHGMIMVIYLLTALFLGGFGNYLIPLMVGARDMVFPYLNMLSFWVYLLSVVVLMASFFVAGGPTGAGWTLYPPQSILPGTPGHAGGIVLMLVSLVIFIVATTMGGLNYVTTVLQARCEGMTLLRMPLTVWGIFVATILALLGFPALFVSGVMLLLDRTLGTSFFMPALVSMGQVTGYKGGSPLLFQHLFWFFGHPEVYIVALPAFGIVSDLISVHARKCIFGYRMMVWAIVAIGGLSVVVWAHHMFVSGMNPYFGFFFATTTLIIAVPTAIKVYNWILTLWRGDIHLTVPMLFALAFLCTFLIGGLTGLFLGNVSVDIPLSGTYFVVAHFHMVMGVAPLLVVFGGIYHWFPKVTGRMLDDRLGRLHFWITFLGTYAIYFPMHYLGVLGMPRRYYNFDGYKFIPPSAFSMNEFITVVALIVGVGQLLFIFNLAWSAWRGRPADANPWRAASLEWQTPATPPGHGNWGPRLPVVYRWAYAYAEPGAAEDFTPQNAPPEPGAGEPEPEGQSEVRGAPA
- a CDS encoding ABC transporter ATP-binding protein: MTFEPTPPLVSLRHVSKRFANGTLALQGMTLDIGEHDFISFLGPSGCGKSTALRLIAGLTRLSSGEMHWSGANTGKTRSDRDLGFVFQEPTLMPWAKVFDNVWLPLKLAGQSRDAAAPVVRQVLEMVGLSRFADVYPRELSGGMKMRVSIARALVTHPRLLLMDEPFAALDEMTRIKLNNDLLAIWREHRFSVVFVTHSVYESVYLSNRIVVMAARPGRVIDEIRIDEPYPRGEDFRTSGRYNAHCTAVSRSLHGALHDIDH
- a CDS encoding DUF1269 domain-containing protein encodes the protein MKRRIYWLVPDLASARQTMDDLVRARVDVAHIHFAGPEGMDMAGLHAANVWQTSDLVHAAKTGWVVGSACGIVVGLVAALMFPIIGDDPEWEVAVLVAVLGGVVGAWSASMVGISIPSPRLQRFEGAIAQGQILLMVDLPRSRVRDVEALLQSAHPEARFEGEEPQVPAFL